A region of the Pseudomonadota bacterium genome:
GTCTTTACCCTTTTTTATAGTGCTTATTATTTTTTTGAGTTTGCTTGGTTTTTCTTCCTCCGGGATGATTTTTCCAAGCACATGGAGGGGGGTATATAAACCATAACCTACACTTGCAAAAAGGTCGTCGGTAGTTTCAAAGCTGAATTCTTTTGCAATATTGAGTAGTTCCCCGGATTTTAACATTTTTGAGAAACTAAAATTGTGCTTTTGTAGTTCCTTTTCAATGAGGGCACGACCAAGCTCAATACTTCTTTCCCTCTGTTCTGTTTTTATCCATTGTCTGATTTTTGTTTTTGCCTTTGATGTCTTTACAAAACCCAGCCAGTCTTTGCTTGGTTTATGGGTAGGGTTTGTTTGAATCTCAATAGTGTCCCCGCTTTTCAAGATGTGTCGCAGGGGGACAAGTTTTCCATTTACCTTTGCGCCCACACATTTATGCCCGAGTTGTGAGTGTATGGCATAGGCAAAGTCTACAGGTGTTGAACCTTTTGGAAGTTCTTTTACATCACCCTTTGGCGTAAAAACATAGACTTCATCAGGGAAAAGGTCGATCTTGAATATCTCCATAAACTCTTTATTATCTTTTAATTCCTGTTGCCATTCTATCAGTCTTCTTAGCCATGCAAATATTTTGTCTTCTTTTGCATTAAAAACCTTCCCTTCTTTGTACTTCCAGTGAGCTGCGATACCTTCCTCTGCAATCTGGTGCATTTCATGGGTTCTTATCTGGATCTCCATCTTCTCACGGTATGGTCCTATCACCTTGGTATGGAGGGATTGATACATATTTGCCTTGGGAAGAGCAATATAGTCGTTAAATTTTTCGGGTATGGGTTTGAACATTGCATGGATATAACCAAGTGCCTCATAGCATTCTTTTATACTGTTTACTACAATTCTAAAGGCGGTTATATCATAAATATCATCAATGTTTAATCTCTCCTGAACCATTTTCCTATATACACTGTACAATCTTTTTGCCCTTCCTGACACATCTGCCCTTAGATTGTATTCGGCCAATCTATTTTTTATCATCTCCTTTACTTCATTTATGTATGCGTCCCTTTCCTTCTTCTGTTTTGCAATCTTCTCTTTAATGATCTTGCATTCAGCAGGTTTTAGATATTTAAAGGAAGCGTCTTCAAGCTCGTCTTTCAGCCACTCAATGCCCAGCCTGTGGGCAAGAGGTGCATATATATCAGTAGTTTCCCTGGCGATTTCCATTTGCTGTTC
Encoded here:
- a CDS encoding bifunctional (p)ppGpp synthetase/guanosine-3',5'-bis(diphosphate) 3'-pyrophosphohydrolase; translated protein: MVRFNDIVEEILKYNPQADVSILQKAYIFTAQAHKGQTRLSGEPYLIHPLEVAYTLTKMNLDVPSVVSGLLHDTVEDSYVSKKEIEEYFGKEIAELVDGVTKISKIPLKTSEDSRVENLRKMILAMSKDIRVILIKLADRYHNMQTLQFLSPEQQMEIARETTDIYAPLAHRLGIEWLKDELEDASFKYLKPAECKIIKEKIAKQKKERDAYINEVKEMIKNRLAEYNLRADVSGRAKRLYSVYRKMVQERLNIDDIYDITAFRIVVNSIKECYEALGYIHAMFKPIPEKFNDYIALPKANMYQSLHTKVIGPYREKMEIQIRTHEMHQIAEEGIAAHWKYKEGKVFNAKEDKIFAWLRRLIEWQQELKDNKEFMEIFKIDLFPDEVYVFTPKGDVKELPKGSTPVDFAYAIHSQLGHKCVGAKVNGKLVPLRHILKSGDTIEIQTNPTHKPSKDWLGFVKTSKAKTKIRQWIKTEQRERSIELGRALIEKELQKHNFSFSKMLKSGELLNIAKEFSFETTDDLFASVGYGLYTPLHVLGKIIPEEEKPSKLKKIISTIKKGKDSAIKIEGIDGVVVRFAKCCNPIPGDKVFGFITRGRGLTIHVEDCPNVHTYDEQRKVKVSWELNKDFTYPVRLKVSGEDKKGLLSEISTIISSNKVNIISAQVMTYPDRRGLSECCPF